A region of Candidatus Poribacteria bacterium DNA encodes the following proteins:
- a CDS encoding type II toxin-antitoxin system RelE/ParE family toxin: MQNGREPFTEWFNAIQDTRTQTRIRGRLDRLEKGNFGDCESVGGGVFELRLHFGAGYRIYFGEMDRTIVLLLCGGDKSTQTRDIQRAKTYWLEHKEERG; this comes from the coding sequence ATGCAAAACGGGCGTGAACCTTTCACGGAATGGTTTAACGCAATTCAAGATACAAGAACACAAACCAGAATTAGAGGACGACTTGACCGGCTTGAAAAAGGGAATTTTGGTGATTGCGAATCTGTTGGTGGTGGTGTGTTTGAGTTACGTCTCCACTTTGGAGCAGGCTACCGTATCTACTTTGGTGAAATGGATAGAACAATCGTCCTTTTGCTCTGTGGTGGAGATAAGTCAACGCAAACACGGGACATCCAACGTGCAAAGACCTATTGGTTGGAACATAAGGAGGAACGAGGATGA
- a CDS encoding tagatose 1,6-diphosphate aldolase, with product MNDISSGKLRGIMKLADANGRFKMMAIDQRGSMVQALADALDKDKGDVHYDDVAALKTLITRVLSPNATAVLTDPIYGHPYSITEIPRDVALLLAYEESGYVSEGVGENERLSNPIANWSIAKAQRAGADAIKLLAYYHPDASSETLKHQQAFVRHVGDECEKQDLPFLLELVSYALEGTTKSVAFAKQKPDLVIRSVAEFTDPSYKVDILKLEFPADLKYTADYQDANFYAGDSAYELAEVKEVCQKLDETSTLPWVILSAGVDIEEFIENVNLAAGAGASGFLCGRAIWKDAVQYYPDTGAVTQFLENEATTNFENANAAAENALPWFKHRQFGGVQNVQVAKQSATWYQDY from the coding sequence ATGAACGATATTTCCTCTGGAAAATTGCGGGGTATCATGAAACTCGCCGATGCGAATGGTCGGTTTAAAATGATGGCGATTGACCAGCGCGGTTCTATGGTACAAGCCCTTGCAGATGCACTGGATAAGGACAAAGGTGATGTTCACTACGACGATGTCGCAGCACTCAAAACTTTGATAACCCGCGTCCTTTCCCCGAACGCCACCGCGGTTCTTACCGATCCTATCTACGGACACCCCTACTCTATCACCGAGATACCGCGGGATGTCGCATTGCTGCTGGCTTATGAAGAATCGGGTTATGTCAGTGAAGGCGTTGGCGAAAACGAACGCCTCTCTAATCCGATCGCAAACTGGAGCATTGCTAAAGCACAGCGCGCCGGAGCAGATGCGATTAAACTCCTTGCTTATTACCATCCTGATGCCTCTTCGGAAACCCTCAAGCACCAACAAGCCTTTGTGCGCCACGTCGGAGATGAGTGTGAAAAACAGGATTTGCCCTTTTTGTTAGAATTAGTCAGTTACGCCCTTGAAGGCACTACGAAAAGCGTCGCCTTCGCAAAACAGAAACCCGATCTTGTGATTAGGAGCGTCGCTGAATTCACAGATCCGAGTTACAAGGTTGACATCCTGAAATTAGAATTTCCTGCCGATCTGAAATACACAGCAGATTATCAGGATGCTAATTTTTATGCGGGAGATTCGGCGTACGAACTCGCTGAAGTGAAGGAAGTCTGCCAGAAATTGGATGAAACCTCAACACTACCCTGGGTCATTTTGAGTGCTGGCGTGGATATTGAAGAGTTTATCGAAAACGTCAACCTCGCAGCTGGGGCTGGGGCAAGCGGTTTCCTCTGCGGAAGGGCAATCTGGAAAGATGCTGTTCAATACTATCCTGATACCGGTGCGGTCACACAGTTCCTTGAAAATGAGGCGACGACAAATTTCGAGAACGCAAACGCCGCAGCGGAGAATGCGTTGCCGTGGTTTAAACATCGCCAGTTCGGTGGTGTCCAAAACGTTCAGGTTGCCAAGCAGTCCGCAACGTGGTACCAAGATTATTAG
- a CDS encoding polyprenyl synthetase family protein → MQKTEQEPSPTKHLVTEYLSDVKNKVDACIFEFLPTDHEHPDVHQLYQMMLDYPRRAAKGLRPALCMLMCEAFGGDTQRAVNTAASLELLQNWLLIHDDIEDGSELRRGEPCLHQKHGIPMAINVGDALHCKMWEMLHRNTDILGHQLAFRILSEFIQLSNQVVEGQHIELSWVNDNRWNLDEDDYLTMCVQKTAWYTCITPCRVGAIIGGANETEIDGLVELGKEIGVAFQIQDDVLNLIGDVGRYGKEIAGDISEGKRTLVLIHLINACSAAEAQHIIDIMARPRDEKTEAEVESVLHLMQKYKSITYAQQRSQALLQEAAGRFKNNFAHLPDGRAKQLFFSLIRFFVEREY, encoded by the coding sequence ATGCAGAAGACTGAACAAGAACCCTCACCCACGAAGCACCTTGTTACAGAATACCTCAGCGATGTTAAAAATAAAGTTGATGCCTGTATTTTCGAGTTCTTACCGACCGACCACGAGCACCCGGATGTACATCAGTTGTACCAGATGATGTTAGATTACCCACGCCGCGCCGCAAAAGGGTTGCGTCCTGCTCTCTGCATGCTCATGTGTGAGGCGTTCGGTGGGGATACCCAGCGCGCCGTTAACACCGCCGCTTCACTTGAACTCCTCCAGAATTGGCTCCTGATCCACGATGATATTGAAGATGGTTCCGAACTCCGCAGGGGTGAACCGTGTCTCCATCAAAAGCACGGTATCCCGATGGCGATCAACGTCGGCGATGCCCTTCATTGTAAGATGTGGGAGATGCTCCATCGGAACACTGACATTCTCGGACATCAACTCGCCTTTCGCATTTTATCTGAATTCATACAACTCAGTAACCAGGTCGTTGAGGGACAACATATTGAGTTAAGTTGGGTGAACGATAACCGCTGGAATCTTGATGAGGATGACTACCTGACGATGTGTGTCCAGAAAACTGCGTGGTATACCTGTATCACGCCGTGCAGGGTTGGGGCAATCATCGGTGGCGCAAATGAGACGGAAATAGATGGACTCGTAGAACTCGGCAAAGAGATCGGAGTCGCTTTTCAAATTCAGGACGATGTCCTTAACCTCATCGGCGATGTTGGCAGATACGGAAAAGAGATTGCTGGGGACATTAGTGAAGGCAAACGGACCCTTGTTCTCATTCATCTTATCAATGCCTGTAGTGCTGCTGAGGCTCAGCATATAATTGACATCATGGCGCGTCCGCGTGATGAGAAAACCGAGGCAGAAGTCGAAAGTGTCCTCCACCTCATGCAGAAATATAAATCAATTACCTACGCACAACAGCGGTCTCAAGCACTCTTACAGGAAGCCGCTGGACGTTTTAAAAACAATTTTGCCCATCTCCCTGATGGACGGGCGAAGCAGCTATTTTTCTCTTTAATTCGTTTTTTCGTTGAACGTGAATACTAA
- a CDS encoding glucose 1-dehydrogenase, producing the protein MNQKSAIATVQQFQLEGKVSLVTGASRGIGLAMAEGLAGAGSELVIVGRKIETLTPIAEQIAGETGRNVLPIQADVSNLNEIDALVAQTVETFGRLDVLVNNAGVNIRNPALEFTEADWDFVTDVNLKGAFFLAKACGNVMQRQKSGKVINTLSLTSAIGLPTSVAYTAAKGGLLQLTKLLAVEWAEHNIQVNGIAPGFIRTEMTAPAREDNRNRWILNRTPADRWGEPEDLAGLTIFFASNASDFVTGQMVFVDGGFMAGSDWRRQS; encoded by the coding sequence ATGAATCAAAAATCCGCTATAGCCACTGTCCAACAATTTCAGTTGGAAGGCAAGGTGAGCCTCGTCACCGGGGCAAGTCGTGGCATTGGGCTTGCGATGGCGGAAGGGCTTGCAGGTGCAGGTTCTGAACTCGTCATCGTGGGTAGGAAAATAGAGACACTAACCCCCATCGCTGAACAGATTGCTGGTGAGACTGGCAGAAACGTCCTCCCAATTCAGGCAGATGTCAGCAACCTTAACGAAATTGATGCCCTCGTTGCCCAGACAGTGGAAACTTTCGGTAGACTTGATGTGCTCGTCAACAACGCCGGTGTCAATATACGTAACCCTGCGCTCGAATTCACTGAGGCGGATTGGGATTTCGTTACAGATGTTAATCTGAAAGGTGCGTTCTTTCTCGCGAAAGCCTGCGGGAATGTAATGCAGCGGCAAAAATCGGGGAAGGTCATCAACACGTTATCGCTTACCTCAGCGATTGGGCTGCCGACGAGTGTCGCCTATACAGCAGCGAAGGGCGGACTCCTCCAATTGACAAAACTGCTTGCGGTAGAGTGGGCGGAACACAACATTCAGGTCAACGGTATCGCACCCGGTTTCATCCGAACCGAGATGACTGCCCCCGCACGCGAGGACAATCGAAACCGGTGGATTCTCAATCGCACTCCGGCAGATCGATGGGGTGAGCCTGAAGACTTGGCTGGCTTGACAATCTTTTTTGCGTCTAATGCCTCCGACTTTGTTACTGGACAAATGGTCTTCGTTGATGGCGGGTTCATGGCAGGTAGTGACTGGAGGCGACAGTCCTAA
- a CDS encoding VWA domain-containing protein: MLNHLLNWGVDAKRRRNRTRSVILLSLILHMIFAITYLFLPINQLNQEQADALAVDLINDAEAPRKRKPKPKPPLTKKMYDPNQQLARDAMDKKIETARNKVDEVVKFSPRVVIEDVEVNKAPLSEFVPDVMTDAKLREAEASNLSRLIAQPGRTDGRGLVTGRVRARGDGMGRFRGDGQGGGDGLLGGGGSSGIADRLGIIDFLDEFGGPKDVVYCLDISASMQAAGLNKLELAVNSIKDSVLMLGSHDTLNVVAFSTQAQAMHKEMLPANAENMKRTLKYLDKFRPERIHGNVGTNILAALQAALALDSSVIVLVTDGLPTTVKGSSIETNTEKILDAMREHNRNNAAIYVVALEIDLKRSPGAQLLVSLIEEHNGKIKVVNTDLLRQYAESEGLPE, translated from the coding sequence ATGTTAAATCATCTGCTGAATTGGGGTGTTGATGCAAAACGACGTAGAAACCGCACGCGCTCAGTTATCCTGTTATCCCTTATCTTACACATGATTTTTGCTATTACTTACCTTTTTCTCCCGATAAATCAGCTCAATCAAGAACAGGCAGACGCACTTGCTGTTGACTTGATTAACGACGCAGAGGCTCCCAGAAAGCGGAAACCGAAGCCGAAACCACCCCTCACGAAAAAAATGTATGATCCCAATCAGCAGCTCGCCAGAGATGCGATGGATAAGAAGATTGAAACCGCTCGGAACAAAGTAGATGAAGTTGTTAAATTCAGTCCACGTGTTGTGATTGAAGATGTGGAAGTTAACAAAGCACCCTTGAGTGAGTTCGTTCCCGATGTTATGACGGATGCAAAATTGCGCGAAGCCGAAGCCTCGAACCTCAGTAGATTAATCGCACAACCCGGACGCACCGATGGACGCGGCCTCGTTACCGGCAGAGTCCGGGCACGCGGAGATGGAATGGGCAGATTCCGTGGTGATGGACAGGGTGGTGGCGATGGACTCCTCGGCGGTGGTGGAAGTAGCGGTATCGCAGATCGACTCGGCATCATTGATTTCCTTGATGAATTTGGAGGCCCCAAAGATGTCGTTTACTGTCTTGATATTTCCGCAAGTATGCAGGCTGCAGGACTTAACAAACTCGAATTGGCTGTTAACTCTATTAAGGACTCCGTGCTAATGCTTGGCAGCCACGATACGTTAAACGTAGTAGCCTTTTCTACACAGGCGCAAGCTATGCACAAAGAGATGCTACCGGCGAACGCCGAGAATATGAAACGCACCTTGAAATACCTTGATAAATTTAGGCCTGAGCGCATTCACGGAAATGTTGGAACAAATATTCTTGCGGCACTTCAAGCGGCACTCGCGCTTGATTCTTCTGTGATTGTTTTAGTGACGGATGGGCTTCCCACCACAGTCAAGGGATCTTCAATTGAAACAAACACGGAGAAGATTCTTGATGCTATGCGCGAGCATAACCGGAATAATGCCGCTATTTATGTCGTCGCACTTGAGATTGACTTGAAACGTTCCCCGGGTGCGCAGCTGCTTGTTTCTCTCATTGAAGAGCACAACGGAAAAATAAAGGTGGTTAATACAGACCTATTGCGTCAATATGCGGAGTCCGAAGGTTTACCGGAGTAG
- the purD gene encoding phosphoribosylamine--glycine ligase yields MKILVIGQGGREHALVWKLAQSPLVEKIYCAPGNPGIAQIAESIPMPDRFTELAEWAGSENIALTVVGPEAPLAEGIVDTFRERGLKAFGPDKRAARLEASKDFAKQLMVKNDIPTAAHRTFTDTEEAMAYIEDYNAPVFVKANGLAAGKGVIPGRTFKEALQAVTTILVDKAFGDAGDSVVIEEELIGEEASFTVLTDGTYCLPLVSSQDHKMSHDGDTGKNTGGMGAYSPAPVITPELHDDVMQRIVYPTVNGMADIGRPFKGVLYVGLMITDAGPKVVEFNCRFGDPEAQVLFPRLKSDLAPLLIACIDETLEQHAADVQWHDEAAACVVMASGGYPDPYQTGVVIKGLENADAIEGVNVFHAGTGRDGENIVTDGGRVLGVTAVAGGLHDAIQRAYQGVSAIQFADAHFRNDIGYRALERD; encoded by the coding sequence ATGAAAATTCTGGTTATCGGGCAGGGTGGGCGTGAACACGCCCTCGTCTGGAAACTTGCCCAAAGCCCACTCGTTGAAAAAATCTATTGCGCGCCCGGTAATCCCGGCATCGCTCAAATCGCGGAATCTATCCCAATGCCGGATCGGTTCACCGAATTGGCAGAATGGGCAGGATCCGAAAATATCGCGCTGACTGTTGTTGGACCCGAGGCTCCATTGGCTGAAGGGATCGTTGATACGTTCCGCGAACGTGGACTTAAAGCGTTTGGACCGGATAAGCGTGCAGCACGCCTTGAAGCAAGCAAGGATTTCGCCAAACAGCTGATGGTGAAAAATGACATACCGACAGCTGCACACCGTACGTTTACAGATACCGAAGAAGCGATGGCCTATATTGAGGATTACAATGCACCTGTTTTCGTCAAGGCAAATGGACTCGCTGCAGGAAAGGGCGTTATCCCCGGACGTACCTTCAAAGAGGCGTTGCAAGCTGTCACAACTATTTTGGTGGACAAAGCATTTGGTGACGCAGGGGATAGTGTCGTGATTGAGGAAGAACTCATCGGCGAGGAAGCCTCCTTCACAGTGCTTACCGATGGGACCTACTGTCTCCCGCTTGTCAGTTCGCAGGACCACAAGATGTCCCACGATGGTGATACTGGTAAGAACACCGGGGGCATGGGAGCATACTCACCAGCACCTGTTATCACGCCGGAACTGCACGACGATGTGATGCAGCGCATTGTTTATCCGACTGTCAACGGCATGGCGGATATCGGAAGACCCTTCAAAGGGGTGTTGTATGTCGGATTGATGATTACCGATGCCGGTCCGAAAGTGGTGGAATTCAACTGTCGCTTTGGAGACCCAGAGGCACAAGTTCTCTTTCCTCGCCTCAAGAGTGACTTAGCCCCTTTGCTAATCGCATGTATTGATGAAACACTTGAACAGCACGCCGCTGACGTGCAATGGCATGACGAAGCTGCAGCGTGTGTCGTTATGGCTTCCGGTGGGTATCCTGATCCGTACCAAACAGGAGTGGTTATTAAAGGGCTTGAAAATGCCGATGCGATTGAGGGTGTGAACGTCTTTCATGCTGGGACCGGACGGGATGGTGAAAACATCGTAACAGATGGTGGTAGAGTATTAGGTGTGACTGCCGTCGCAGGCGGATTGCACGATGCTATTCAACGGGCGTATCAAGGTGTTTCTGCCATTCAATTTGCCGATGCACATTTTCGGAACGACATCGGATACCGCGCATTGGAACGGGATTGA
- a CDS encoding DUF2250 domain-containing protein, with translation MVDALTYKIAKCCAPQEDDAITGYFKEDGTITVHDATCNAVQGFRTERLLNVTWDEIQKTEMSADSDALPPEFAELDETDYFILKHHQELGMDYSIVVAETLRIPLEEMHQRHRKLRDLGGLKRVEGRIIHYRKNIVKGKWIKHRNHTYYELTPEGKTWIQAFENQQAASEA, from the coding sequence ATGGTAGATGCATTAACGTACAAAATTGCGAAGTGTTGCGCACCACAAGAGGACGATGCAATTACCGGTTATTTCAAAGAGGACGGCACCATTACTGTCCATGATGCTACGTGTAACGCAGTACAAGGTTTCCGAACAGAACGATTACTGAATGTAACGTGGGATGAGATTCAAAAAACCGAGATGTCAGCGGATTCAGACGCACTCCCACCCGAATTTGCTGAGCTTGATGAAACCGATTACTTTATACTGAAACACCATCAAGAATTGGGAATGGACTACTCTATTGTTGTGGCTGAAACTTTAAGGATTCCGTTGGAGGAGATGCACCAGCGACATCGCAAATTACGGGACCTCGGTGGTTTGAAGCGCGTTGAAGGACGGATTATCCACTATCGCAAGAATATCGTCAAGGGCAAATGGATCAAACATCGCAACCATACCTATTATGAACTGACACCTGAAGGCAAAACGTGGATTCAGGCTTTTGAAAATCAACAAGCTGCGTCAGAAGCGTAG